From the genome of Fusarium keratoplasticum isolate Fu6.1 chromosome 11, whole genome shotgun sequence, one region includes:
- a CDS encoding AB hydrolase-1 domain-containing protein, protein MSDTPSNTTYDFIRLETKPTARLCYSFSPTTTSTVAKTTLVVFVNGLGLPQAGWAQTIAKLREHAPRNLPALLTYDRFGQGQSVDRDPADAGAADPSHAHDCMSAVRDMRQLITQIAKDKMNVREPDTLRIVCVGNSVGCSLIRLYAHEYPGAVAGILFLDSTLTDTDFVSIFPDPDSESFDPVLPSGVTAASLRDAREKIRQRFHPDIGSQEGLSRRNLFQLLPRAGSPPLYKAGGNAPYITVLGHDFEFFAERTEIDLGIPVAVIQTYMNTYWHRYNQGLANLTISERSKGPFQVPGAGHFIQADNPAYVAERLHELLQLLEVD, encoded by the coding sequence ATGAGTGACACGCCTTCTAATACTACGTACGACTTCATCCGTCTGGAAACCAAACCAACTGCTCGGCTATGCTACAGCTTTAGTCCCACCACAACGTCGACAGTTGCCAAGACGACTCTCGTCGTCTTTGTCAATGGCCTCGGATTACCACAGGCGGGATGGGCGCAGACGATTGCTAAGCTGAGAGAACACGCTCCGCGGAACCTTCCTGCCCTTCTCACCTACGATCGCTTTGGACAAGGCCAATCTGTCGACCGCGACCCCGCCGATGCAGGCGCAGCAGACCCGAGTCACGCCCATGATTGCATGAGTGCAGTTCGTGATATGCGGCAGCTCATCACCCAGATCGCAAAAGACAAAATGAATGTCAGAGAGCCTGATACCTTGCGCATTGTTTGCGTCGGAAATTCTGTCGGGTGTTCCCTTATCCGCCTCTATGCTCACGAATATCCGGGCGCCGTTGCTggcatcctcttccttgacagCACCTTGACCGACACGGACTTTGTCTCCATTTTCCCTGATCCGGACTCTGAGTCTTTCGACCCAGTCCTGCCTTCAGGCGTGACCGCCGCTAGTCTGCGAGATGCCAGAGAAAAGATACGGCAGAGGTTCCATCCCGACATTGGAAGCCAAGAGGGTTTGAGTCGACGAAATCTGTTTCAACTTTTGCCGCGCGCCGGCTCACCCCCTCTCTACAAGGCTGGAGGGAATGCCCCCTACATCACAGTGCTAGGCCACGACTTTGAATTTTTCGCAGAGCGCACAGAGATAGACCTAGGGATTCCTGTCGCTGTTATTCAGACGTACATGAACACATACTGGCATCGTTACAATCAAGGTCTGGCTAACCTCACGATCTCCGAGAGGAGCAAAGGGCCTTTCCAAGTGCCAGGGGCGGGTCATTTTATTCAAGCTGATAACCCTGCTTATGTGGCGGAGAGACTGCACGAGTTGTTGCAGCTCCTGGAGGTTGACTGA
- a CDS encoding LDB19 domain-containing protein: protein MSVLLVSRPSTTPQPTDPSRSPTGLFQMSGLSALIKSPLSKKHQDPKTSLVSLSYQIDTPPTVILNDPENRNSSLIKGRLVLDAHHIVEVERLHASLRLCIIQKKPFKRGCRHCKNQITELKHCSFITPTATLQRGKYEYPFSYRVPDDLPPSLDTCIASVSYEFEAEACVRRKGQLSGDPRIVTLKRSLDVARSLLVPNSTLYSRRIFQAAGIEIGCHFGSIIDPNGTHNVRLTMDGLTSYPGNGENVQIWRLWKGAWRLEETVRTIALACDRHANEIEGSEDDKVHKRSKVTVLGEDGIYSGWNSDDILGTLDMEFAFSLKKTKGRAINYAHDTGHGDEVEVTHALVVELMLVKEYFPKGRPDLSIRTGVARILRSQHRVVLSDFARVSNVPVDECLPFYQELYPSPPIYEDDGSMEETTMQP, encoded by the coding sequence ATGTCTGTTCTACTTGTCTCTCGCCCCAGCACCACACCCCAACCAACCGACCCTTCAAGATCTCCCACAGGCCTTTTTCAAATGAGTGGTCTGTCGGCATTGATCAAATCTCCCTTGTCCAAAAAGCACCAAGATCCGAAAACctctctcgtctcgctcAGCTATCAGATCGACACGCCTCCCACAGTTATTCTCAACGATCCTGAGAACCGCAATAGTTCTCTCATCAAAGGGAGGTTGGTCCTCGACGCACATCATATCGTTGAGGTAGAGAGGCTCCACGCAAGCCTGCGCCTCTGTATCATCCAGAAGAAACCCTTCAAGAGAGGGTGCAGGCACTGCAAGAACCAAATAACCGAATTGAAGCACTGTTCCTTCATCACGCCAACCGCCACTCTCCAGCGCGGAAAGTACGAGTATCCCTTCTCTTATCGAGTCCCCGACGACCTGCCGCCTTCTTTGGACACGTGTATTGCATCTGTCTCATACGAGTTTGAAGCAGAGGCCTGTGTTCGACGAAAGGGCCAATTGAGCGGAGACCCCAGGATTGTGACACTTAAACGCAGTCTCGATGTGGCACGCTCGCTATTGGTCCCTAATTCAACACTGTACTCGAGGCGTATCTTTCAGGCAGCTGGGATAGAGATTGGTTGTCATTTCGGCTCCATCATCGACCCCAATGGCACCCACAATGTGCGCCTGACAATGGACGGCCTCACGAGTTATCCTGGAAATGGAGAAAATGTTCAGATCTGGAGACTGTGGAAGGGCGCTTGGAGGTTGGAGGAAACCGTCAGAACGATTGCATTAGCCTGCGATCGCCACGCAAATGAGATCGAGGGGTCCGAGGATGACAAGGTTCATAAGCGCAGCAAAGTGACCGTCTTGGGAGAAGATGGTATCTACAGCGGGTGGAACTCAGACGACATTCTTGGGACTCTTGACATGGAGTTTGCCTTTTCCTTGAAAAAGACCAAAGGCCGTGCTATCAACTACGCACACGATACAGGCCACGGAGACGAGGTAGAAGTAACTCACGCGCTGGTTGTCGAGCTGATGCTCGTCAAGGAGTATTTCCCCAAGGGAAGACCCGACCTATCCATACGAACAGGCGTGGCGAGGATACTGCGTTCTCAGCACCGAGTCGTTTTAAGCGACTTTGCGAGGGTATCGAATGTTCCGGTGGACGAGTGTTTACCGTTCTACCAAGAGCTGTACCCTAGTCCCCCGATATACGAAGATGATGGCTCCATGGAAGAGACCACGATGCAACCTTAG
- a CDS encoding Zn(2)-C6 fungal-type domain-containing protein, which produces MPAESRPDANSSQGRKSRTKSFSGCWTCRAKHVKCDEARPTCNRCQRSGIECEGYEVRLSWTSVRNPSTFRPRTASKRKAAQRATNRLLQARPLDVVEETESPRESSAADPEETAPPEEPLSGESAGQDLQPESVSPPESTQYPRPHVQQEPFNGGLNSRIFHSYELLGQGLATRVSYVPLQQEHNQHQPLPDQARSWEQSSSTQDNVNTSNSLTPASIGDISTGNLVITGVSQPTSPSPVRSHEQYQHEGSDTHTTRHLDTLHNPGLECELLEHWTLRLCDSLNPVPGIHNPMRTAMMPIALEGSRTDSKKATGATALFHLICSASAFHLAPKRPTPESRRALENVALEHHNIGITHLAQNIRSDDRNQCVPLLASVVMCIMNEAITLPTQFWRLHFRGAVEWVNQIEPQVWRQSEAASAVYQMFIGMATLVQAQLLFDGHQTSFWHFAYDPRSQPEPYALNLAIGLPQPILQGIHTMNTIQMRRKSLNGQGIAPSRQALDRLELELYLSVPAKPDASTSREYGDLIYHHGCTFYYAALLYMKRTLKDTPVADVQPLIKQSLNHLEALQTSTTERFSPMIWPVAIIAFEILDVGMQHRMLKCLDFFLDRSDLAIWAQIRHLVRDLWALRKGPSVNLKWHETLLGSMSDSFMLL; this is translated from the coding sequence ATGCCAGCCGAGTCGCGTCCAGATGCCAACTCGAGTCAGGGACGGAAGAGCCGCACAAAGAGCTTCTCGGGGTGCTGGACGTGTCGCGCCAAGCACGTCAAGTGCGACGAGGCAAGGCCGACGTGTAATCGTTGCCAGCGATCGGGTATCGAGTGCGAGGGATATGAAGTTAGGCTTTCGTGGACATCGGTGAGGAACCCATCGACGTTCCGTCCCAGGACCGCGTCGAAGCGGAAAGCGGCGCAGAGGGCTACCAACAGGCTGCTGCAGGCAAGACCGttggatgttgttgaagagacAGAATCTCCTCGGGAGTCATCTGCTGCAGATCCGGAAGAGACCGCGCCACCCGAAGAACCATTGTCCGGAGAATCCGCAGGCCAGGATCTACAGCCAGAATCTGTTTCTCCTCCTGAATCTACCCAGTACCCGCGGCCACATGTCCAACAAGAACCCTTCAACGGTGGATTGAACTCCCGTATCTTTCACTCATACGAACTATTAGGCCAGGGCCTTGCTACAAGAGTATCGTATGTCCCCCTCCAGCAGGAACACAACCAGCATCAGCCTCTCCCAGACCAAGCCAGAAGCTGGGAGCAGAGTTCCAGTACACAAGACAATGTCAACACGTCAAACAGTCTCACGCCTGCCAGCATCGGCGATATTAGTACTGGCAATCTGGTCATTACGGGTGTCTCCCAACCTACATCTCCTTCGCCAGTCCGGAGTCACGAGCAGTATCAACACGAGGGGTCAGACACCCATACAACACGTCATCTGGATACTCTACACAATCCCGGCCTCGAGTGCGAGCTTTTGGAGCATTGGACATTGCGTCTCTGCGATTCTCTGAATCCTGTTCCTGGAATTCATAACCCCATGCGAACAGCCATGATGCCCATCGCCCTTGAAGGATCTCGGACAGACTCGAAAAAGGCGACCGGCGCAACCGCACTGTTTCATCTCATCTGCTCAGCATCTGCGTTTCATCTGGCGCCGAAACGACCAACTCCCGAGTCTAGAAGAGCTCTTGAGAATGTGGCACTAGAGCATCACAACATTGGCATTACTCACCTAGCCCAAAACATCCGCTCCGATGATCGAAACCAGTGTGTACCCCTCCTGGCATCTGTCGTCATGTGCATCATGAACGAAGCCATCACGCTACCCACGCAGTTCTGGCGTCTTCACTTTCGTGGAGCCGTCGAGTGGGTGAACCAAATTGAACCACAGGTTTGGCGGCAAAGCGAAGCAGCTTCAGCTGTGTACCAAATGTTTATAGGGATGGCAACTCTTGTCCAGGCGCAGTTGCTGTTTGACGGCCACCAGACATCCTTTTGGCATTTTGCCTATGATCCTAGATCTCAGCCCGAACCGTATGCGCTTAACCTCGCCATTGGCCTTCCCCAACCAATACTCCAGGGGATCCATACAATGAACACCATCCAGATGCGAAGGAAGTCGTTGAATGGGCAGGGGATCGCGCCGTCTCGTCAGGCCCTGGACCGCCTTGAGCTCGAGCTATATCTCTCGGTGCCCGCCAAGCCGGATGCATCGACCAGCAGGGAATACGGCGACTTGATCTACCATCACGGCTGCACATTTTACTACGCAGCCCTGCTCTACATGAAACGTACTCTGAAGGACACTCCCGTAGCTGACGTGCAGCCACTCATCAAGCAGTCGCTGAACCATCTCGAGGCGCTGCAGACGAGCACTACAGAACGCTTCTCACCCATGATCTGGCCCGTGGCCATCATCGCAttcgagatcctcgacgtcGGGATGCAGCATCGTATGCTTAAAtgcctcgacttcttccttgaCAGATCAGACCTAGCCATCTGGGCGCAAATTAGACATCTGGTGAGGGATCTGTGGGCGCTGCGCAAGGGTCCGTCGGTCAACCTCAAATGGCACGAGACCCTACTCGGGTCCATGAGTGACAGCTTCATGCTGCTGTGA